The proteins below come from a single Prochlorococcus marinus str. MIT 9215 genomic window:
- a CDS encoding PhnE/PtxC family ABC transporter permease: protein MIKLKLNYTSLSFLPILVCIPLGYQLITNIHFGGFKLFQEFLISAFNPKIDNEIIIIVINRLNETILIGFFSWLVSIIFGAIFGILSSNIFYKIFNIPNFFYSIIRGFLTIIRSIHEVVWGILLMQRYGINFLIGIIAICIPYIAVNSKVFAEQLETIDDKSFESINQINAPKFSTLLTLIWNPIINTFKNFGLYRLECSIRSTVILGLFGIGGIGTSIFLSFQTLNFRELWTYLWSLAILIILSGLIFKKIKFNNTNKTLSIFYISVFFITILFSLSYFLYFIFNSNFENFNSVSFLFKSKSDLGLFDFLKLILETIMLSLLSTGIAISLPPLVIGIFNNNTSKFFIKIFAFLLRLIPTPVLLLTLLTFNNPSLSLAALTLGLHNAGITSKLLFTNLGRQDKRNYIAMKSLGISKKTSWLLGLFSQQAKSYLAYCAYRSDIIIRETAIVGVIGSVGLGGQLRESLSSFAWKEVTIVLIAYSSIALIGELINGKIKNSLT from the coding sequence TTCTTAATTTCGGCATTTAATCCCAAGATCGATAATGAAATTATTATTATCGTAATTAATCGATTAAATGAAACTATCCTAATTGGCTTTTTTAGTTGGTTAGTAAGTATTATTTTTGGGGCAATTTTTGGAATATTATCCTCAAATATTTTTTATAAAATCTTTAATATTCCAAACTTTTTCTACAGCATAATAAGGGGTTTTCTGACAATAATAAGATCTATTCATGAAGTAGTTTGGGGAATACTATTAATGCAAAGATATGGCATAAATTTTTTAATAGGAATAATAGCTATATGTATTCCTTATATTGCTGTAAATTCAAAAGTTTTTGCTGAACAATTAGAAACTATTGATGACAAAAGTTTTGAATCTATAAATCAAATAAATGCGCCTAAATTTTCTACTTTATTAACTTTAATATGGAATCCAATAATAAATACATTTAAAAACTTTGGTTTATATAGATTAGAGTGTTCAATAAGAAGCACAGTGATTTTAGGACTTTTTGGGATTGGAGGAATAGGTACTAGTATTTTTTTATCTTTCCAGACTCTCAATTTTAGAGAGCTATGGACTTATTTATGGTCTTTAGCAATTTTGATAATTCTTAGTGGATTAATATTCAAAAAAATAAAATTTAACAATACAAATAAAACACTATCTATTTTTTACATTTCAGTTTTTTTTATAACAATTTTATTTTCTTTGTCCTATTTTCTTTATTTTATTTTTAATAGTAATTTTGAAAATTTTAATTCTGTTAGTTTCCTATTTAAATCAAAATCAGATTTAGGATTATTTGATTTCTTAAAACTTATATTGGAAACAATAATGTTAAGTCTTTTATCAACAGGAATCGCAATTAGTTTACCTCCATTAGTAATAGGAATTTTTAACAACAATACTTCTAAATTTTTTATTAAAATTTTTGCATTTTTATTACGTTTAATACCTACACCTGTATTACTTCTAACGCTATTAACTTTTAATAATCCTTCTTTATCTTTAGCAGCTTTAACATTAGGTCTTCACAATGCTGGAATTACAAGCAAATTACTTTTTACAAATCTAGGTCGCCAAGATAAGAGAAATTATATTGCAATGAAATCTTTAGGAATCTCAAAAAAGACTAGTTGGCTTTTAGGTTTATTTTCTCAACAAGCGAAAAGTTACTTAGCATATTGCGCCTATAGATCTGACATAATTATTAGAGAAACTGCAATTGTTGGGGTTATTGGAAGTGTAGGTCTTGGTGGGCAATTGAGAGAATCACTAAGTTCCTTCGCATGGAAGGAAGTTACCATAGTTTTGATAGCTTATAGCTCCATTGCGTTAATTGGCGAATTAATAAATGGTAAAATCAAAAATAGTTTAACTTGA